In Elusimicrobiota bacterium, one genomic interval encodes:
- the tuf gene encoding elongation factor Tu (EF-Tu; promotes GTP-dependent binding of aminoacyl-tRNA to the A-site of ribosomes during protein biosynthesis; when the tRNA anticodon matches the mRNA codon, GTP hydrolysis results; the inactive EF-Tu-GDP leaves the ribosome and release of GDP is promoted by elongation factor Ts; many prokaryotes have two copies of the gene encoding EF-Tu) has protein sequence QGVEMVMPGDNVIMDVELLTPIAMEKQLRFAIREGGHTVGAGVVTEIIE, from the coding sequence CCAGGGAGTGGAGATGGTAATGCCCGGGGACAATGTGATAATGGATGTAGAGTTATTGACGCCGATAGCGATGGAGAAGCAGTTGAGGTTTGCAATCAGGGAAGGCGGCCACACAGTAGGGGCAGGCGTGGTAA